In Chryseobacterium gotjawalense, the following are encoded in one genomic region:
- a CDS encoding SRPBCC family protein yields the protein MKTKIIFNKDDNSASIYIMKIFHTSVDKVWNHFTQAELLDQWWAPKPWKCKTLKMNFQQEGIWNYAMISPENEKSFSGVQFHEINFHRCFDYSAFFTDENGSVNSSFAPSNWLIGFTGVEEGTKLTVNIHFKTTKDMAALLEMGFEEGFKMGLHQLEELLNKKD from the coding sequence ATGAAAACGAAAATAATTTTTAATAAAGATGACAATTCTGCTTCCATTTATATCATGAAGATTTTTCATACATCTGTTGATAAAGTCTGGAATCACTTTACGCAGGCCGAATTACTCGATCAATGGTGGGCGCCAAAACCCTGGAAATGCAAAACTTTGAAAATGAATTTTCAACAGGAAGGAATTTGGAACTACGCGATGATCAGTCCAGAAAATGAAAAAAGCTTCAGTGGAGTGCAGTTTCATGAAATAAATTTCCACCGCTGCTTCGACTATTCTGCTTTTTTTACTGATGAAAATGGATCGGTAAACAGCAGTTTCGCGCCAAGCAATTGGTTAATCGGTTTCACCGGCGTGGAAGAAGGAACGAAATTAACGGTAAATATTCATTTTAAAACCACGAAAGACATGGCAGCCCTTTTAGAAATGGGTTTTGAAGAAGGTTTTAAAATGGGACTTCACCAATTGGAAGAATTATTAAATAAGAAAGACTGA
- a CDS encoding response regulator transcription factor, giving the protein MSNRILLVEDDQSFGAVLKDYLSINNFEVTLATDGEQGLKEFTENEFDICIFDVMMPKKDGFSLAEDVKRIDKNIPIIFLTARNMREDILKGYQLGADDYITKPFDTELLLYKIKAILQRSATAENDEQEQFKISNIFFDSMLRQLRVNDNEYKLSPKENELLKLLCQHRNDFMPRDLALRKIWKKENYFTARSMDVYIAKLRKLLKEDDGLEIINVHGEGFRLLVKN; this is encoded by the coding sequence ATGAGCAACAGAATCTTATTAGTAGAAGACGACCAAAGTTTTGGTGCGGTTTTAAAAGATTATTTATCGATAAATAATTTTGAAGTAACCTTGGCTACAGATGGCGAACAGGGTCTAAAGGAATTTACGGAAAACGAATTCGATATTTGTATTTTCGATGTGATGATGCCGAAGAAAGATGGATTTAGTTTGGCAGAAGATGTCAAAAGAATCGATAAAAACATACCGATTATTTTCCTTACCGCAAGAAATATGCGTGAAGATATTTTGAAAGGATATCAGTTGGGCGCTGATGATTATATCACGAAGCCATTTGATACAGAGCTTTTATTATATAAAATCAAAGCGATTCTGCAGAGAAGTGCTACGGCAGAAAATGATGAGCAGGAACAGTTTAAGATCAGTAATATTTTCTTCGATTCGATGTTGCGTCAATTAAGAGTGAATGACAATGAGTACAAGCTTTCGCCAAAAGAAAACGAACTGTTGAAATTGCTTTGTCAGCACAGAAATGATTTTATGCCGAGAGATTTGGCTTTAAGAAAAATCTGGAAGAAAGAAAATTATTTCACCGCCAGAAGTATGGATGTTTACATTGCCAAACTTAGAAAATTGCTGAAAGAAGACGATGGTTTAGAAATCATCAACGTACACGGAGAAGGATTCCGTTTGTTGGTGAAGAACTAA
- a CDS encoding c-type cytochrome: protein MISWRKHYKRGLIAIGLLLSTSASIYAQGDAKNGEKLFKANCTACHALDKQLVGPALGGIVDLIKKEQNLDTDWLHKWIKDNKALRASGDKYANEIFEKFNKTEMTAFPNLTDQEIDDILAYTSNPTAPEPAAEATGAGAVDTNSVAALEAAKMQSMNSKIILLSLLAIGGLLIWLLLKLKQLVKLQQTDELTGLNATRAVSFGDLYRKYDYIGKGILVLLGIFAAYGLWNWLMWIGVYKGYKPEQPIYFSHKIHAGENKIDCQLCHSSAKYGKVSEIPSMNVCMNCHRTISEYNGKYMEPGKDKAFYDGEIQKIYAATGWDPSSQKYTGKTQPVEWTRIHNMPDFVYFNHAQHVVVGEQAILNSYNQKNPNAKIDIVCKACHGQVDTMNVVQMANDFTMGWCIECHRTTEVDMNNGYNKEYFKNLHDKLKKQYGSGAKITVDAIGGLECGKCHY from the coding sequence ATGATTAGTTGGAGAAAGCATTACAAAAGAGGTCTCATCGCAATAGGTCTATTGCTGTCGACCAGTGCTTCTATTTACGCTCAAGGAGATGCTAAGAATGGTGAAAAGCTTTTTAAAGCAAATTGTACCGCCTGTCACGCACTGGACAAACAGCTTGTTGGTCCGGCTTTAGGAGGTATAGTAGACTTGATTAAAAAGGAGCAGAATTTAGACACTGATTGGCTACATAAGTGGATTAAAGACAATAAAGCTTTAAGAGCATCAGGCGATAAGTACGCAAACGAAATTTTCGAAAAATTCAATAAAACTGAAATGACAGCATTTCCTAATCTGACGGATCAGGAAATTGATGATATTTTAGCGTATACCTCAAATCCAACGGCGCCGGAACCAGCAGCAGAAGCGACTGGAGCAGGAGCGGTAGATACCAATTCGGTTGCTGCTTTAGAGGCGGCAAAAATGCAGTCGATGAATTCAAAAATTATTCTGCTTTCCCTTTTGGCGATTGGCGGTCTTTTGATTTGGCTGCTTTTGAAACTGAAACAATTAGTTAAGCTGCAACAAACAGACGAATTAACAGGATTGAATGCGACCCGTGCGGTTTCTTTCGGGGATCTCTACAGAAAATATGATTACATCGGTAAAGGAATCTTAGTGCTTTTAGGCATATTTGCTGCATACGGATTGTGGAACTGGTTGATGTGGATTGGTGTTTACAAAGGGTATAAACCGGAACAACCGATTTATTTCTCTCACAAAATCCATGCAGGTGAAAACAAAATTGACTGTCAGCTTTGTCACTCTTCCGCGAAATACGGTAAGGTTTCCGAAATTCCTTCTATGAATGTGTGTATGAACTGTCACCGAACGATTTCCGAATATAACGGAAAGTATATGGAGCCAGGAAAAGACAAAGCGTTCTACGATGGAGAGATACAGAAAATCTACGCCGCGACCGGATGGGATCCTTCTTCGCAGAAATATACCGGTAAAACACAGCCTGTAGAATGGACGAGAATTCACAATATGCCGGACTTTGTTTACTTTAACCACGCTCAACACGTGGTGGTAGGAGAACAAGCCATCCTTAATTCTTACAACCAGAAAAATCCTAATGCGAAAATAGATATCGTTTGTAAAGCTTGTCACGGACAGGTTGATACCATGAATGTGGTGCAGATGGCCAATGATTTCACCATGGGATGGTGTATAGAATGTCACAGAACTACGGAGGTAGATATGAACAATGGTTATAATAAAGAGTACTTCAAAAATCTACATGACAAACTGAAAAAACAGTATGGGTCAGGTGCGAAAATCACTGTAGATGCAATTGGAGGTCTTGAGTGTGGTAAATGTCATTATTAA
- a CDS encoding S9 family peptidase — translation MSNPDPINKEQIPASRLPPKAKKIPKTLEIHNDLRNDPYFWLNERENPEVIQYLEEENAYADAVMKDTEDFQQQLFDEMKARYKKDDESLPYFFNEYWYIVRYEKGKEHPLFTRKFQTLENKEELLLDVNVLAEGQKFFEVGSVAVSPNNKLMSYSSDNMGRRIYTINFKNLETGEILQDQIPNTTGKAVWANDNEHIFYIRKDESLRAFQVFLHQLGTDSSQDVLIFHEEDDTFDVNVFKTKSLEYIFISSSSTISDEQRFIPADDVMADWQIIQPRIDDLEYSVEHFEDEFYIITNADEATNFKIVKTKVAHPGIENWIEVIPHREEVLLEGFEIFKNYLVLEERIEGLLQLKIIDTHNNDFHYLPFSDPTYTAYIGLNLEFDTEKLRFGYTSLTQPSSTFEYDMKEKTTKLLKQQEVLGGDFLPENYISERIWAPSRDGKKVPISLVYHKDTVKSSETPLLLYGYGSYGLTIDASFSNVRLSLLNRGFIYAIAHIRGGEYMGREWYEDGKMLQKKNTFFDFIDAAKFLVKENYTSEKHLYAMGGSAGGLLMGAVINMEPELFNGIVAQVPFVDVVTTMLDETIPLTTGEFDEWGNPKEKEYYHYMKSYSPYDNIEAKQYPHILITTGLHDSQVQYWEPAKWTARLRELKTDDNMLVFKTDMSSGHGGASGRFESLKEDAFEYAFLMKLENKIDGK, via the coding sequence ATGAGCAATCCTGATCCTATCAATAAAGAACAAATCCCCGCAAGCAGGCTTCCTCCAAAAGCTAAAAAAATACCGAAAACTCTGGAAATCCATAATGACCTGAGAAACGATCCCTATTTTTGGCTGAACGAAAGAGAGAATCCCGAAGTGATACAGTATCTGGAAGAAGAGAATGCTTATGCTGATGCGGTGATGAAAGACACCGAAGATTTTCAGCAGCAGCTTTTTGATGAAATGAAAGCCAGATATAAAAAAGATGATGAATCGCTTCCTTATTTTTTTAATGAATACTGGTATATCGTAAGATATGAGAAAGGAAAAGAACATCCTTTGTTTACCAGAAAATTTCAGACTTTAGAAAATAAAGAAGAATTATTGCTGGATGTAAATGTTTTGGCAGAAGGTCAAAAATTTTTCGAAGTTGGCAGTGTAGCAGTTTCTCCGAATAATAAATTAATGAGTTATTCTTCTGACAATATGGGACGAAGAATTTATACTATTAATTTCAAAAATCTGGAAACTGGCGAAATCCTGCAGGATCAAATTCCTAATACGACAGGAAAAGCAGTTTGGGCCAATGATAACGAGCATATTTTCTATATTAGAAAAGATGAGAGTTTGCGCGCTTTCCAGGTTTTTCTGCATCAGTTGGGAACCGATTCTTCACAGGATGTGTTGATTTTTCACGAAGAAGATGACACTTTTGATGTGAATGTTTTTAAAACCAAATCTTTAGAATATATTTTCATTTCCAGTTCAAGCACGATTTCTGATGAGCAGCGGTTTATTCCTGCAGATGATGTCATGGCTGATTGGCAGATTATTCAGCCGAGAATTGATGATCTGGAATATTCGGTAGAACATTTTGAAGATGAGTTTTACATTATTACCAATGCAGATGAAGCAACCAACTTTAAAATTGTAAAAACTAAAGTTGCTCATCCGGGAATTGAAAACTGGATTGAAGTGATTCCGCATCGGGAAGAAGTTTTGCTGGAAGGTTTCGAGATTTTCAAAAACTATCTGGTTCTTGAAGAAAGGATCGAAGGACTTTTGCAACTGAAAATTATCGATACCCATAATAATGATTTCCATTATCTGCCTTTTTCAGATCCTACTTATACGGCTTATATCGGGTTGAATTTGGAATTCGATACCGAGAAACTGCGTTTTGGTTATACCTCTTTAACTCAGCCAAGTTCTACTTTCGAATATGATATGAAAGAAAAAACCACCAAACTCCTGAAACAGCAGGAAGTTTTGGGCGGTGATTTTTTACCGGAAAATTATATTTCAGAAAGAATTTGGGCACCTTCGAGAGACGGTAAAAAGGTTCCGATTTCTTTGGTTTATCATAAAGACACCGTGAAATCTTCAGAAACTCCCTTATTGCTTTACGGCTACGGAAGTTATGGACTTACCATCGATGCCAGCTTTTCAAATGTGCGGCTTTCGCTTCTGAACCGTGGTTTTATCTATGCGATTGCCCACATCCGCGGTGGAGAATATATGGGTAGAGAGTGGTATGAAGACGGGAAAATGCTTCAAAAGAAAAATACATTTTTTGATTTTATCGATGCTGCGAAGTTTCTGGTGAAAGAAAATTATACCTCTGAAAAACATCTTTATGCGATGGGCGGCAGTGCCGGCGGACTTTTGATGGGAGCGGTCATCAATATGGAGCCGGAACTTTTCAACGGAATTGTGGCGCAGGTTCCATTTGTGGATGTGGTAACCACCATGTTAGATGAAACAATTCCTTTAACCACCGGTGAATTTGATGAATGGGGAAATCCAAAAGAGAAGGAATATTACCATTATATGAAATCGTATTCGCCTTATGATAATATTGAGGCCAAGCAGTATCCCCATATTTTAATTACAACGGGTCTTCACGATTCGCAAGTTCAATATTGGGAACCTGCAAAATGGACGGCCAGACTTCGGGAACTGAAAACCGATGACAATATGCTGGTTTTCAAAACCGATATGAGTTCCGGTCACGGTGGAGCCAGCGGAAGGTTTGAATCTTTAAAAGAAGACGCTTTTGAATATGCATTTTTAATGAAATTAGAAAATAAAATTGATGGAAAGTAA
- a CDS encoding SPOR domain-containing protein: MKSFFKIIALFTLLSTNIFEAQQVVTKDTISGTPLSIMMDQKVSDLLRSVEDKCTTNTSASPTNSENDYSDNSGKTTIPKIAVPEKELTNAEICRKNPRIMGFKIQLAVVKSNEEAREVGMFFRRRFPNMKVETDASLRPNYKVLAGSYFTRQSAAGDLAQIKKFFKDAVAVQYRVFCVEAK, translated from the coding sequence ATGAAATCATTTTTTAAAATAATTGCGCTCTTTACCTTATTGTCAACAAACATCTTTGAAGCACAGCAAGTTGTGACCAAAGATACCATCTCCGGAACACCCCTTTCCATCATGATGGACCAGAAAGTAAGTGATTTATTGCGAAGTGTTGAAGATAAGTGCACCACCAATACAAGCGCATCCCCGACAAATTCGGAAAACGATTACTCCGATAATTCTGGAAAAACAACAATTCCAAAAATAGCGGTACCCGAAAAGGAGCTTACCAACGCAGAAATCTGCCGTAAAAACCCAAGAATCATGGGTTTCAAAATTCAGCTCGCAGTCGTGAAAAGCAATGAAGAAGCCAGAGAAGTCGGAATGTTTTTCAGAAGAAGATTCCCGAATATGAAAGTGGAAACAGATGCTTCTTTACGACCAAACTATAAGGTGCTTGCCGGAAGTTATTTCACTAGACAAAGTGCCGCCGGTGATCTGGCACAGATCAAAAAGTTTTTCAAAGACGCAGTAGCGGTTCAGTACCGCGTTTTCTGTGTAGAAGCAAAATAA
- a CDS encoding TAT-variant-translocated molybdopterin oxidoreductase, translated as MASNKIQFRSIQELKDPSLNGKLARKEFQTEIPVGEKPGGNQSTESGPSRRDFLKLLGFSTAAVTLAACEAPVIKTIPYVVKPHEIIPGVPNYYASTYFDGFDFASVLVKTREGRPIKIEPNPSAKDLGKTSARAQAAILSLYDNDKVKQPKFDGKDETFDKVDEFVLKGLTEAQAGGKKIVVLSHSFPSPTFKKLFGDFKAKYPTAELVTYDAIPHSAALDAAQEVFGQRTLPVYDLSKTQLVVSFQADFLGEFNGGSLETSYAAARKPGPDMLRHIQVESNMTLTGANADTRVRLKPSAVNKVLVEVYNGLNGGSVSKEAGEIVKELQAKGSNAVVFADGSKAAHVLANLINQKLASNAFTGKANFLKEFDGARYQEFLGWMNSGQVGVLIANNVNPIYSNIKGEEFRKSLEKVPYVIAVADKKNEMYKAAKAVIPVANWLESWGDMAPQTGVYTLMQPTIQKIFKSRQIEESLLVWMNGKDSPDNNYYDYLKANAATLIGGTPFNKALYSGVVDGGNTTTLSYAGGDAAKAISELTGFKASDLELVLYTKTAIGDGTQANNPWLQELPDPITRMTWDNYLTISPKDAARLGIKNDLNGRMQLDGSVVNLTVNGVTIKDVPVYIQPGQADGAVGLALGYGKKNSGKVAETGVNAYPIFDGSNLILSDVKIEKTGKEHEFAGMQLQNTLMGRYEIAREVLLDTFLNVKFDDEKLGWNKPLEYHTIGGEATAAGKIDLWDAFDDTDGPHFNLSVDLNSCTGCGACIIACQAENNVPVVGKDEVRMSRDMFWLRIDRYYTTDIPAHIDLNKDGKLSQEEAVTADLNVPGMYGHFMDKESGILNHPATNPDVIFQPVMCQHCNHAPCETVCPVAATSHGKQGQNQMAYNRCIGTRYCANNCPYKVRRFNWFTYNLNDKFDFNQNNDLGRMVLNPDVVVRTRGVMEKCSMCIQMTQNVILEAKKEGRVIRDGEFSTACVDACSTGAMKFGDMNDKSSEVRALFSTNRRYTLLEEIGTKPNVFYHTKVRNRKENIV; from the coding sequence ATGGCTTCAAATAAAATACAATTCAGAAGTATTCAAGAACTGAAGGATCCGAGTTTAAACGGTAAGTTGGCTCGAAAAGAATTTCAGACTGAAATTCCGGTGGGTGAAAAGCCGGGCGGAAATCAATCAACTGAATCAGGACCTTCAAGACGGGATTTCTTAAAGCTTTTAGGATTCTCTACGGCGGCGGTAACATTAGCAGCTTGTGAAGCGCCGGTAATTAAAACGATTCCTTATGTGGTAAAGCCACACGAAATTATTCCGGGGGTTCCTAATTATTATGCCTCCACTTATTTCGACGGTTTCGATTTTGCCAGTGTTTTAGTTAAAACCAGAGAAGGCCGGCCAATTAAAATTGAACCGAATCCGTCTGCAAAAGATTTAGGTAAAACAAGTGCAAGAGCTCAGGCTGCAATTCTTTCATTATATGATAACGATAAAGTTAAACAGCCAAAATTTGACGGTAAAGATGAGACTTTCGATAAAGTTGATGAGTTCGTTTTAAAGGGTTTAACTGAAGCGCAAGCGGGAGGAAAGAAAATCGTTGTTTTATCGCATTCATTCCCTTCACCAACTTTCAAAAAGTTATTTGGTGATTTCAAAGCAAAATATCCAACGGCAGAACTCGTAACGTACGATGCGATTCCACACAGTGCGGCTTTAGATGCAGCGCAGGAAGTATTCGGACAGAGAACTTTGCCGGTATATGATTTATCGAAAACCCAATTGGTGGTTTCTTTCCAGGCGGATTTCTTAGGTGAATTTAATGGAGGTTCTTTAGAAACTTCTTACGCCGCAGCAAGAAAACCAGGTCCGGATATGTTGAGACACATTCAGGTGGAGTCCAACATGACTTTGACCGGAGCCAATGCTGATACAAGAGTTCGATTAAAGCCAAGTGCTGTAAATAAAGTTTTAGTAGAAGTTTATAACGGACTTAATGGTGGTAGCGTAAGCAAAGAAGCTGGAGAGATTGTAAAAGAATTACAGGCAAAAGGAAGCAACGCTGTTGTTTTTGCTGACGGTTCCAAAGCAGCTCATGTTTTAGCCAATTTAATTAATCAAAAATTAGCTTCCAATGCTTTCACCGGAAAAGCGAACTTCTTAAAAGAGTTTGACGGTGCAAGATATCAGGAGTTTTTAGGATGGATGAATTCGGGACAGGTTGGTGTATTGATCGCCAATAATGTAAACCCGATTTATTCTAATATTAAGGGAGAAGAATTCAGAAAATCTCTGGAAAAAGTACCTTATGTTATCGCAGTAGCCGATAAGAAGAACGAAATGTACAAAGCAGCGAAAGCTGTTATTCCTGTAGCAAACTGGTTGGAAAGCTGGGGAGATATGGCACCTCAAACAGGTGTTTATACTTTGATGCAGCCGACTATTCAAAAAATCTTTAAATCAAGACAGATTGAAGAATCTCTATTGGTTTGGATGAATGGAAAAGACAGCCCGGACAATAATTATTATGACTATTTGAAGGCAAATGCCGCTACTTTAATTGGCGGTACTCCTTTCAATAAAGCGCTTTATAGCGGTGTTGTCGATGGCGGCAATACCACAACGCTTTCTTATGCAGGCGGAGACGCTGCAAAAGCAATTTCTGAATTGACTGGTTTCAAAGCCTCTGATTTAGAATTGGTATTATACACCAAAACAGCAATAGGAGACGGAACTCAGGCGAACAACCCTTGGTTACAGGAGTTGCCTGACCCGATTACCCGAATGACCTGGGATAATTACTTAACCATTTCCCCAAAAGACGCTGCAAGATTAGGAATCAAAAACGATCTTAACGGAAGAATGCAGCTGGATGGTTCGGTGGTCAACCTTACTGTAAACGGTGTTACCATTAAAGATGTTCCTGTGTATATCCAACCGGGTCAGGCTGATGGAGCAGTGGGACTTGCATTAGGATACGGTAAAAAGAATTCAGGAAAAGTTGCCGAAACCGGTGTAAATGCATATCCTATATTTGACGGTTCCAACTTAATTTTATCAGATGTTAAAATTGAGAAAACTGGCAAAGAGCATGAGTTTGCAGGAATGCAGCTTCAAAATACCCTGATGGGTCGTTATGAAATCGCGAGAGAGGTTCTTTTGGATACTTTCTTAAACGTAAAATTTGATGACGAAAAACTAGGATGGAACAAACCATTGGAATATCATACCATCGGAGGAGAAGCTACAGCTGCCGGTAAAATTGACCTTTGGGATGCTTTTGATGATACCGATGGACCTCACTTTAATTTATCAGTCGACTTAAACTCCTGTACGGGTTGTGGTGCATGTATTATCGCCTGTCAGGCAGAAAATAACGTACCTGTTGTTGGTAAAGATGAAGTAAGAATGTCTAGAGATATGTTCTGGTTAAGAATTGACCGTTACTATACGACTGATATTCCTGCTCATATTGATTTAAATAAAGACGGTAAACTTTCTCAGGAAGAAGCTGTTACTGCAGACCTTAACGTACCGGGAATGTATGGTCATTTCATGGACAAAGAAAGTGGAATATTAAACCATCCTGCTACTAATCCAGATGTAATTTTCCAGCCGGTAATGTGTCAGCACTGTAACCATGCTCCATGTGAAACTGTTTGCCCTGTGGCAGCAACTTCTCACGGTAAGCAGGGACAGAACCAAATGGCTTATAACAGATGTATCGGTACAAGATATTGTGCCAACAACTGTCCTTATAAAGTAAGAAGATTCAACTGGTTTACTTATAACCTCAATGATAAATTCGACTTTAATCAAAATAATGATTTAGGAAGAATGGTTTTGAACCCAGATGTTGTTGTCAGAACAAGAGGGGTTATGGAGAAATGTTCTATGTGTATTCAAATGACACAGAATGTGATTCTGGAAGCTAAGAAAGAAGGAAGAGTCATCAGAGACGGTGAATTCTCTACCGCTTGTGTGGATGCATGTTCTACAGGAGCAATGAAATTTGGTGATATGAATGATAAGAGTTCTGAAGTAAGAGCGCTTTTCAGCACCAACAGAAGATATACTTTGCTGGAAGAAATTGGTACTAAACCAAACGTATTCTACCATACCAAAGTGAGAAATAGAAAAGAAAATATTGTTTAA
- a CDS encoding sensor histidine kinase → MNNKFIPFISVLMTISMIVFVTLQLYWIKELYSALNQDFSNKVYSSLESSALKVSQLEVDKYLNQDFKNFGKNVVDSSNQPTQTYIQQNSDSANTSTLTFQKSIVENQNFPISQKGDSLKLTKLYTDEGILKINKGPNSSEPLTAQMSKDINNNTYALREFAKLSASNLPIDKRVDAKTLDSVLAKELKLNGLDTSFGFAVMDRNNKMTKVVNATFADQKEKNNYTYPLFTDSKERPLYTLAVVFPRKDYSLAKNNLPMLLGTFMSLLTILGIYIISINYMMRQKKIADIKTDFINNMSHEFKTPLATISVATDSLANDKIATNPDKVKYYSGLIKQENLRMKKQVENVLNMSKLERNEVNLFLKETDVRALIKRTTESFGLIVAQRHGTLTQEFNAERYKFRIDEFHISNALVNLLDNANKYSPDAPEIKVMTRNEGNWYVIEISDKGMGMETENKLRIFEKFFREETGNIHNVKGQGLGLSYVKKIVELHKGLVIVDSQKDKGSTFTIKLPMNV, encoded by the coding sequence ATGAACAATAAGTTTATTCCATTCATATCTGTATTGATGACCATTTCGATGATCGTCTTCGTCACTTTGCAATTGTATTGGATCAAGGAATTATACAGCGCGCTCAATCAGGATTTTTCCAATAAGGTATATTCTTCTTTGGAATCTTCTGCCTTAAAAGTTTCGCAGCTTGAAGTAGATAAATATCTGAACCAGGATTTTAAAAATTTCGGTAAAAATGTTGTTGACAGTAGCAATCAGCCTACCCAAACCTATATTCAGCAGAACTCTGATTCTGCCAATACGTCAACTCTTACATTTCAGAAAAGCATTGTAGAAAATCAAAACTTTCCCATTTCGCAGAAAGGCGACAGTTTGAAATTAACGAAACTGTACACCGATGAAGGGATTCTGAAAATCAATAAAGGGCCGAACAGCTCAGAGCCGCTCACGGCGCAGATGAGCAAGGATATTAATAATAATACGTACGCTTTACGGGAATTTGCAAAACTGAGTGCCTCGAATCTGCCGATTGATAAAAGGGTTGATGCAAAAACCTTAGACTCTGTTTTGGCCAAAGAGTTGAAATTAAATGGTCTCGATACGAGTTTTGGATTTGCGGTGATGGATCGAAACAATAAAATGACAAAAGTTGTCAATGCTACTTTCGCTGATCAAAAAGAAAAAAACAATTATACCTATCCACTTTTTACGGATAGTAAGGAAAGGCCGTTATATACTTTGGCAGTAGTTTTCCCGCGGAAAGACTATTCCCTGGCGAAAAATAATTTACCCATGCTGTTGGGGACCTTTATGTCCTTGCTGACGATTTTGGGGATTTATATTATCTCTATTAATTATATGATGCGGCAGAAAAAAATTGCAGATATCAAAACTGACTTTATTAATAATATGTCGCATGAGTTCAAAACTCCTTTGGCAACAATCTCTGTGGCGACTGATTCTTTGGCGAACGATAAAATTGCGACCAATCCCGATAAAGTAAAATACTATTCCGGTCTGATCAAGCAAGAAAATCTGCGGATGAAAAAGCAGGTCGAGAACGTTTTGAATATGTCGAAACTGGAACGGAATGAAGTCAATTTATTTTTAAAGGAGACTGATGTCCGGGCCTTAATCAAGAGAACAACAGAGTCTTTTGGTTTGATCGTGGCTCAGAGACACGGAACCTTAACCCAGGAATTTAATGCCGAACGGTACAAGTTCAGAATTGATGAGTTTCATATCTCCAATGCGCTGGTCAATTTATTAGATAATGCCAATAAATATTCGCCTGATGCTCCTGAGATTAAAGTAATGACCAGAAATGAGGGCAACTGGTACGTGATTGAAATTTCTGATAAAGGAATGGGAATGGAAACGGAGAATAAGTTGCGGATTTTCGAAAAATTCTTTCGGGAAGAAACCGGCAATATTCATAATGTGAAAGGGCAGGGGCTTGGCCTCTCCTACGTGAAAAAAATAGTGGAATTACACAAAGGCCTTGTTATCGTAGATTCTCAAAAAGATAAGGGAAGTACCTTTACGATAAAACTGCCGATGAATGTTTAA